From Leptolyngbya sp. CCY15150, the proteins below share one genomic window:
- a CDS encoding HepT-like ribonuclease domain-containing protein, translated as MRNAVIHEYFRVDVETVWQTTQLDLPILKAALQQILDRLEAERT; from the coding sequence ATGCGAAATGCCGTCATTCATGAGTATTTTCGGGTGGATGTGGAGACGGTATGGCAAACCACTCAGTTAGATCTGCCTATCCTAAAGGCGGCTTTACAGCAGATTTTGGATCGACTAGAAGCAGAGAGGACTTGA